A region of Solibacillus isronensis DNA encodes the following proteins:
- a CDS encoding sensor histidine kinase yields the protein MNMLFLPIVIICILVTGGVSTYIATAQIEENTYQSMNDTIYQTKNYLDHTLSDLFSQLVSISYDTRLVNLLMKEQEQIVPEDYIPIDKNLQIIYGRYSTILESATIDLNEGEFLIYQSEFTRKPVIDYDDFFVNYRADSENFKWKNVHEDVAFHTGNAVMSMYKLLELNDLEKRGIVLFNIREEFFGKVLSRSLIGENGYLALISEDGIYQSKELESKYTLDDETFQKLHQLSTPKDQITYTNEDNEEMIVIYDTLESNGWKIAAIVPEDDLLNKVEYIKIFAVFLIIIMIGLVVFVTNIFISYMSKPFQKLAKQMDLVNENHLYLEEKISGPKEMRVLNRGFIELIDRINVLMDQVILEQEEKRQLEFAIMHAQINPHFLYNTLYSIKGLCDMGMTKEASQMVTALSNFFRIGISKGKEIISVKEEIEHIENYLIIQEMRYGDDFTYEIDVEDSILENEIVKLSLQPIIENAIYHGVKQKRGQGKIVIKGYRDANYVYLEVSDNGTGISEERLEAIHAELQLNYQEQKQYIGIGIKSVNDRIKMQYGEAYGLTIRSKYGEGTSMIITIPVTTGGLTKDV from the coding sequence ATGAATATGTTGTTTTTGCCGATTGTGATTATTTGTATTTTAGTAACCGGCGGTGTGTCGACATATATCGCAACGGCCCAAATTGAAGAGAATACGTATCAAAGTATGAACGATACGATTTATCAGACAAAGAACTATTTAGACCATACCCTTTCGGATCTGTTTTCGCAGCTAGTATCCATATCCTATGATACACGGCTCGTCAACTTATTGATGAAGGAGCAGGAGCAAATCGTACCGGAAGATTATATTCCGATCGATAAAAATCTGCAAATTATTTACGGGCGTTACAGTACAATTTTGGAGTCGGCTACGATTGATCTGAACGAAGGGGAATTTTTGATTTATCAAAGCGAATTTACGAGGAAACCTGTTATTGATTATGATGACTTTTTCGTGAATTACCGGGCAGATAGTGAAAATTTTAAATGGAAAAATGTACATGAAGACGTAGCGTTCCATACCGGAAATGCGGTGATGTCGATGTACAAGCTTTTGGAACTGAATGATCTCGAGAAAAGAGGCATTGTACTCTTTAATATTCGGGAGGAATTTTTCGGAAAGGTGCTGAGTCGATCACTCATCGGGGAGAATGGTTATTTGGCGCTCATTTCAGAAGACGGAATATACCAGTCGAAGGAACTTGAATCAAAATATACGCTTGATGATGAGACATTTCAGAAACTGCATCAGTTATCAACTCCAAAAGATCAAATTACATATACAAATGAAGACAATGAGGAAATGATTGTCATTTACGATACGCTTGAGTCCAATGGCTGGAAAATCGCAGCAATTGTTCCTGAAGATGATCTGCTGAACAAAGTGGAGTATATAAAAATATTCGCCGTGTTTTTAATTATCATCATGATTGGTCTTGTCGTATTTGTAACGAATATTTTTATTTCCTATATGTCAAAACCGTTTCAGAAATTGGCGAAACAGATGGATCTCGTAAATGAAAATCATCTTTATCTGGAAGAAAAAATTTCAGGACCAAAAGAGATGCGAGTGTTAAACCGCGGCTTTATCGAACTGATCGACCGGATTAACGTGTTGATGGACCAGGTGATTTTGGAGCAGGAAGAAAAACGCCAGCTGGAATTTGCGATTATGCATGCGCAGATCAATCCGCATTTCCTCTATAATACGCTTTACTCGATTAAAGGGCTTTGTGACATGGGCATGACAAAAGAAGCGAGCCAGATGGTCACGGCGTTATCGAATTTTTTCCGTATCGGGATTAGTAAAGGGAAAGAAATTATCTCGGTCAAAGAAGAAATCGAGCATATCGAAAACTATTTAATCATCCAGGAGATGCGCTATGGGGATGATTTCACGTATGAAATCGATGTGGAAGACAGCATTTTGGAAAATGAAATTGTTAAACTTTCGTTGCAGCCGATAATTGAAAATGCGATCTATCATGGCGTAAAACAAAAGCGCGGACAAGGCAAGATTGTTATTAAAGGGTACCGTGACGCAAACTATGTTTATTTGGAAGTTTCGGATAACGGAACAGGAATTTCGGAGGAGCGGCTTGAAGCGATTCATGCGGAGCTGCAGCTGAATTATCAAGAGCAGAAGCAATATATCGGAATTGGCATAAAGTCTGTCAATGACCGGATTAAAATGCAGTACGGGGAAGCTTACGGACTCACAATCCGAAGCAAATATGGTGAAGGAACATCGATGATTATTACTATTCCGGTGACAACAGGGGGCTTGACAAAGGATGTATAA
- a CDS encoding carbohydrate ABC transporter permease, whose translation MFSKNKKIDKLLTLYVPLGMLLSFTLFPLYWTINTAFKPEGDIMNRPLEYAPLNPTVENFVMAWNNVGFATFMKNSLIVGVSTVIVVLICSTLSGYALARYQFKGKRAFMLMLLCTQFIPRSMMIIPLFIIFKNLGLISSPLALIITYTAIEIPFTTILMSGFIANVPKELEEAAMIDGCTKLQSIRHVVFPLLLPGIVATGVFTFIYTWNEFLIALMLTNRQDRFTLPVGLSTMMGEFNVNYGALAAGSVIALIPAVILFAYAQKHLVNGMGGAVKG comes from the coding sequence ATGTTTTCTAAAAATAAAAAAATAGATAAGTTGCTGACACTTTATGTTCCGCTCGGAATGTTGTTAAGTTTTACCCTTTTCCCGCTCTACTGGACGATCAATACGGCGTTCAAGCCTGAGGGAGATATTATGAATCGTCCGCTTGAATATGCGCCGCTTAATCCGACAGTGGAAAACTTCGTAATGGCGTGGAATAATGTCGGGTTTGCCACATTCATGAAAAACAGTTTGATCGTCGGCGTCAGCACAGTGATTGTCGTATTGATCTGTTCAACATTATCCGGCTATGCATTGGCCCGTTATCAGTTCAAGGGAAAACGTGCCTTTATGCTAATGCTGTTATGTACGCAATTTATTCCGAGATCAATGATGATTATTCCGTTGTTTATCATTTTCAAAAATTTAGGTCTGATCAGCAGTCCACTCGCTTTAATTATTACGTATACGGCAATTGAGATTCCGTTTACGACCATATTGATGAGCGGGTTCATCGCAAACGTTCCGAAAGAGTTGGAGGAAGCGGCAATGATTGATGGTTGTACGAAGCTTCAGTCCATCCGTCACGTCGTGTTCCCGTTGCTTCTTCCTGGTATTGTCGCAACAGGGGTATTCACATTCATTTATACATGGAATGAGTTTTTAATTGCCTTAATGCTCACGAATCGTCAGGACCGGTTCACCTTGCCGGTCGGTCTGAGTACGATGATGGGCGAATTCAATGTCAACTATGGTGCGTTGGCAGCAGGCAGTGTCATTGCCTTAATTCCGGCAGTAATTTTATTTGCATATGCACAAAAGCATTTAGTCAATGGTATGGGTGGAGCAGTAAAAGGTTAA
- a CDS encoding response regulator, with protein MYKIIVVEDDRIIRRGICQTIPWGENGIEVVGEASDGEMALELIAQQQPHLVISDINMPFLNGLDMARQLKEICPQTKFIFLTGYEDFSYAQQAVQLKAFDYLLKPVDSELLLEKVKEALAEWSETFSNEQLLVESRAIRQQKFFKQLMADGDTETDIEKALSDLDVHLDGTCYSAIVVHDGCEGHLLEEQIVQLASTKLDVEKFHLLSVEDNEWVLLIGHDEAEEAVDLATFLLEQLPDVTLAYGRPYTNLFEIGRSFIEAKMALDLRYIMGTGKLFSIDDKVTNGEQTAENLRAIDVKLIAQIKQGVPEKVEELLEEFHDAIIDYQSLSLADLKVMTLKYATLLSFEIDRWSKNETSTHSADVYKAVMEMNSLHDMIQIIRELIQQWSEILYQKEESKFKSHVDLAIHYMNEYYSDSTLTLQKLAKMIHVSAPYLSNLFKLEKGFNFGDYLLELRMKKAMELLREESLKTYEISEQVGYSNPQYFSICFKKYTGHTPAEFKKKLNPNVS; from the coding sequence ATGTATAAAATAATCGTAGTAGAGGATGACCGCATTATTCGTCGAGGCATTTGCCAGACGATTCCATGGGGAGAAAACGGGATAGAAGTTGTAGGAGAAGCAAGTGACGGGGAAATGGCACTTGAACTAATTGCACAACAGCAGCCACATCTCGTCATTTCAGATATTAATATGCCTTTTTTGAATGGGCTCGATATGGCGCGACAACTAAAAGAAATCTGCCCACAGACAAAATTTATCTTTTTAACCGGTTATGAGGATTTTAGTTACGCGCAGCAGGCTGTACAGTTAAAGGCATTCGATTACTTACTGAAACCGGTCGATTCGGAACTGCTGCTGGAAAAGGTGAAGGAAGCACTCGCTGAATGGTCCGAAACGTTTTCGAATGAACAGTTGCTCGTGGAATCGCGTGCAATACGGCAACAGAAATTCTTTAAACAGCTCATGGCAGATGGTGATACAGAGACCGATATCGAAAAAGCGCTTTCAGATTTGGATGTACACTTAGACGGGACATGCTATTCGGCAATTGTTGTGCATGATGGATGCGAAGGACATTTGCTTGAGGAGCAGATTGTTCAGCTTGCTTCAACAAAGCTTGATGTAGAGAAATTTCATCTGCTGTCGGTCGAGGACAATGAATGGGTACTGCTGATCGGACATGATGAAGCAGAAGAGGCAGTAGACCTGGCAACATTCTTGCTTGAACAGCTGCCGGATGTAACGCTGGCATATGGGCGTCCATATACGAATTTGTTCGAGATTGGCCGTTCGTTCATCGAGGCGAAAATGGCGTTGGATTTGCGCTATATTATGGGGACAGGCAAATTGTTTTCAATTGACGATAAAGTGACGAATGGTGAGCAGACAGCGGAAAATTTAAGAGCGATTGATGTGAAACTGATTGCACAGATTAAGCAAGGAGTTCCGGAAAAGGTGGAGGAGCTGCTTGAAGAGTTTCATGACGCCATCATCGATTATCAATCGTTATCGCTCGCGGATCTGAAAGTGATGACACTAAAATATGCAACACTGTTATCATTTGAAATCGACCGCTGGAGTAAAAACGAAACATCGACCCATTCGGCTGATGTATATAAGGCAGTAATGGAAATGAATTCACTGCACGATATGATACAAATTATTCGGGAACTTATTCAACAATGGTCGGAAATTCTCTATCAAAAAGAGGAAAGCAAGTTTAAAAGCCATGTTGATCTCGCAATTCACTATATGAATGAATATTATTCGGACAGCACATTAACATTGCAGAAACTGGCCAAAATGATTCATGTAAGTGCACCGTATTTAAGCAATCTGTTTAAACTCGAAAAAGGGTTTAATTTTGGGGACTACTTACTGGAATTGCGCATGAAAAAAGCGATGGAGCTGCTGCGAGAAGAAAGTTTGAAAACATATGAAATCAGTGAGCAGGTAGGGTACAGTAACCCGCAATATTTCAGTATTTGTTTTAAGAAATACACTGGCCATACCCCGGCCGAATTTAAAAAGAAACTGAATCCGAATGTCAGCTAG
- the kduI gene encoding 5-dehydro-4-deoxy-D-glucuronate isomerase, giving the protein METRYANHPEEIKRYNTDELREHFLVETLFELGKVHLTYTHVDRMIFGGVTPADTELTIELDKELGVSYFLERRELGIINIGGDGVVVLDGIEYDMQRRDGLYVSRGTKQVLFRSKDAANPAKFYINSTPAHHTYPTVKIDINNIKPLEAGTPGTLNERKIYQYIHPNVCESCQLQMGLTMLSPGSVWNTMPAHTHERRMEVYLYFDMEADTRVFHFMGQPDETRHLILKNEQAVISPSWSIHTGTATSNYTFIWGMCGENITYDDMDHVKMEDLR; this is encoded by the coding sequence ATGGAAACACGTTATGCCAATCACCCTGAAGAGATTAAACGTTACAATACGGACGAATTACGTGAGCATTTTTTAGTGGAAACACTATTTGAACTTGGAAAGGTACATTTAACATACACACATGTGGACCGTATGATTTTTGGCGGGGTAACACCTGCGGATACGGAACTGACGATTGAACTGGATAAAGAATTAGGCGTAAGTTACTTCTTAGAGCGCCGAGAACTAGGCATCATCAATATTGGCGGTGACGGGGTTGTTGTATTGGATGGTATTGAATACGACATGCAGCGCCGTGATGGATTATATGTAAGCCGCGGTACGAAGCAAGTGCTGTTCCGTTCAAAAGATGCGGCAAATCCGGCGAAATTTTATATCAATTCAACACCGGCACACCATACATACCCGACGGTGAAAATTGATATTAACAATATTAAACCGTTAGAAGCAGGTACACCGGGAACATTGAATGAACGAAAAATCTATCAATATATTCATCCGAATGTTTGTGAAAGCTGCCAGTTGCAGATGGGCTTGACGATGCTGTCACCGGGCAGTGTGTGGAATACAATGCCTGCTCATACGCATGAACGTCGCATGGAAGTGTATTTGTATTTTGATATGGAAGCTGATACTCGTGTTTTCCACTTTATGGGGCAACCGGACGAAACACGTCATCTTATTCTGAAAAATGAACAGGCTGTGATTTCGCCAAGCTGGTCGATTCATACAGGTACAGCGACAAGCAACTATACATTCATTTGGGGAATGTGCGGAGAAAACATTACGTATGACGACATGGACCATGTAAAAATGGAAGATTTACGCTAA
- a CDS encoding ABC transporter substrate-binding protein, with product MFKSKFRKSIAVSTIATALLLAACGDDESAGKKEVSAENGKPVKITFWDENAGPQRTPIWEELISRFEEENPKIDVEYVGLPKDSAKSKMDAAIAADDTPDLASVQTSWLPEFSIREALLPLDDYFADSELNGLINEGALNFNKDIVADKKLYGIPYTQNLDILWVRKDWFEEKGVKIPETWDEFYAAAEAMTDKANNRYGYTIRGGAGGSFQIQRMMYAYNGFEDYLTEDGKATINDQKNVEFIEKYLSLYEEYTPKSDITNGYKEMIAGFDTGVVAMVQHNIGSFGEHKEALEENQFQAIPLPKSENGNYVAEGGNTIGISIFNGTDNPDEAWKFAEFLNSAASQSFWNEQVGQIPTNSDVLKEDWIQNSPHIQTAFEVYDDPNTVLYKPPFYLPEYRSILDGTVDSGIQSVMSGKASPQEFLDEWAGAMEAAQAKYSEHFGK from the coding sequence ATGTTCAAAAGCAAGTTCAGAAAATCGATTGCAGTAAGTACGATTGCAACAGCACTATTATTGGCCGCTTGCGGGGATGATGAGTCGGCGGGTAAAAAAGAGGTGTCTGCAGAAAACGGAAAGCCGGTAAAAATTACGTTCTGGGATGAAAATGCCGGACCACAGCGTACACCGATTTGGGAGGAGTTAATCTCCCGTTTTGAAGAGGAAAATCCGAAGATTGATGTGGAGTATGTCGGATTACCGAAAGACTCGGCAAAATCAAAAATGGATGCAGCCATTGCAGCGGACGATACACCGGACTTGGCATCTGTCCAAACGAGCTGGTTACCTGAATTCTCAATTCGTGAAGCATTACTTCCATTGGATGATTACTTTGCAGATTCGGAGCTGAACGGTCTGATCAATGAAGGGGCACTGAATTTCAATAAGGATATCGTAGCGGATAAAAAGCTGTATGGAATTCCTTATACTCAAAACCTGGATATCCTTTGGGTACGTAAAGACTGGTTTGAAGAAAAAGGAGTAAAAATTCCTGAGACTTGGGATGAGTTTTATGCGGCTGCAGAAGCAATGACGGATAAAGCGAATAATCGCTATGGCTACACTATCCGTGGCGGTGCAGGCGGTTCATTCCAAATTCAGCGTATGATGTATGCGTACAACGGGTTTGAAGATTATTTAACGGAAGACGGCAAAGCAACGATCAATGATCAGAAAAATGTCGAGTTTATTGAAAAGTATTTATCGTTATATGAAGAATACACACCGAAAAGCGATATTACAAACGGCTATAAAGAAATGATCGCTGGCTTTGATACAGGTGTAGTGGCAATGGTACAGCACAACATCGGTTCATTCGGCGAGCACAAAGAAGCATTGGAAGAAAATCAGTTCCAGGCAATCCCACTGCCTAAATCGGAAAACGGCAACTACGTGGCAGAAGGCGGAAATACAATCGGTATTTCAATTTTCAACGGAACAGACAATCCGGATGAAGCATGGAAATTTGCTGAATTCCTGAACTCGGCTGCAAGTCAAAGTTTCTGGAATGAGCAAGTTGGTCAGATTCCGACGAACAGTGACGTGTTAAAAGAAGACTGGATTCAAAATTCACCTCATATTCAAACAGCATTTGAAGTGTATGATGATCCGAACACAGTTCTTTATAAGCCGCCATTCTATTTACCAGAATACCGTTCAATCCTGGATGGTACGGTCGATTCCGGAATACAATCGGTTATGAGTGGTAAAGCGTCACCACAGGAATTTTTAGATGAGTGGGCGGGTGCGATGGAAGCTGCGCAAGCTAAATACTCAGAGCACTTCGGCAAATAA
- a CDS encoding carbohydrate ABC transporter permease, producing the protein MSYSPEVNEPVLEKKKSEKVRKFNKAKLVPYLFITPAVLMVVSFLFYPIGMVFYYSFQNYDISAPYYNSFAGLDNFVNIFTSDKLFFPSLLNSLKWVVTEVGLQLVFGLILALLLNQTFKFRGIIRAVAFIPWAISGVLASVIWSLMYNEHMGVLNDILMRLGIIDSPQAFLASTSTAFGAVVIAELWRGIPFFAITLLAGLQSIPQELYEAARVDGASRWKSFLFVTLPQLKNTIILTTLLRVVWEFNNVDLIFNLTGGGPAHSTTTLTMYIAELAVHGSNFGYGSALTVISFGILLVFAALYLKLSRYEKE; encoded by the coding sequence ATGAGTTATTCCCCAGAAGTAAATGAACCAGTATTGGAAAAAAAGAAAAGCGAAAAAGTCCGTAAATTTAATAAGGCGAAGTTGGTTCCTTATCTATTCATTACGCCGGCCGTACTTATGGTTGTAAGTTTCCTTTTCTACCCGATTGGAATGGTATTTTATTATAGCTTCCAAAACTACGATATTTCGGCACCTTACTATAATAGTTTCGCAGGGCTCGATAACTTCGTGAATATTTTTACCAGTGATAAGCTGTTCTTCCCGAGCTTACTCAACAGTTTGAAGTGGGTTGTAACAGAAGTGGGGCTTCAATTGGTATTTGGTTTGATTTTGGCACTGTTGCTGAACCAAACGTTTAAATTTAGAGGGATTATACGTGCCGTTGCCTTCATTCCATGGGCGATTTCAGGTGTACTGGCTTCTGTTATCTGGTCACTAATGTACAACGAACATATGGGTGTTTTGAATGATATCCTAATGCGTTTAGGTATTATCGATTCACCGCAAGCCTTTTTGGCAAGTACATCTACAGCATTTGGTGCAGTAGTCATTGCCGAACTTTGGAGAGGGATTCCATTCTTTGCGATTACGCTTTTGGCAGGTTTGCAAAGTATTCCGCAAGAATTGTATGAAGCAGCGCGGGTAGATGGGGCAAGTCGCTGGAAATCATTCCTGTTCGTAACGTTGCCGCAGTTGAAAAACACAATTATTTTAACGACACTGCTGCGAGTTGTTTGGGAGTTTAATAACGTTGACCTGATCTTCAACTTAACAGGCGGCGGTCCTGCACATTCAACAACGACATTGACGATGTATATTGCAGAATTAGCTGTTCATGGCAGTAACTTTGGATATGGCTCAGCGCTTACAGTCATTTCGTTTGGTATTCTATTAGTTTTCGCAGCGCTTTATCTGAAATTATCTCGCTATGAAAAGGAGTGA
- a CDS encoding glycoside hydrolase family 88/105 protein has protein sequence MRTTSENITVNTPLALAEKACKAIMDTYTPDQLPPANSFHYHQGVFLYGMLRVWEVTGDQQYFDYIKGYIDSLIDEEGNLYFARDELDSVQAGILLFPLYEQTKDRRYLVAAKKLRHLLYSINQTTEGGFWHKDKYPYQMWLDGLFMAGPFMLMYNNHFVEEELVLNVVRQEKLMRSNMKDEKTGLLFHAWDEKKAQPWADPETGCSPEFWGRSVGWYGTALVDILELINGARGQEEIVQSLKDLVPAITKFQDEKSGLWYQIVDKGDRTDNWLESSCSSLFIYFIAKAIKLGLVDDSYQTVVNKAYDGLIEHMVDVKEDVANLKGICIGTSAGVYDYYVDRPTSENDLHGMGAFILASMALHDITAK, from the coding sequence ATGAGAACGACATCCGAAAATATTACGGTTAATACACCGCTTGCACTGGCGGAAAAAGCATGCAAGGCAATTATGGATACTTATACACCGGATCAGCTGCCACCGGCGAATTCTTTCCACTATCATCAGGGGGTATTTTTATACGGCATGCTTCGCGTATGGGAAGTGACAGGTGATCAGCAGTACTTTGACTATATAAAAGGCTATATCGACAGCCTGATCGACGAAGAAGGTAACTTATACTTTGCGCGGGATGAGCTGGATTCTGTGCAGGCCGGCATTTTACTGTTCCCATTATATGAACAGACGAAGGACCGTCGTTATTTAGTTGCAGCGAAAAAACTCCGACATCTGCTGTATTCGATAAACCAGACGACAGAGGGCGGCTTCTGGCATAAAGATAAATATCCTTACCAAATGTGGCTGGACGGGTTGTTTATGGCAGGTCCGTTTATGCTTATGTACAATAACCATTTTGTCGAAGAAGAGCTTGTGCTGAATGTTGTACGTCAGGAAAAACTGATGCGTTCAAATATGAAAGATGAGAAAACGGGCTTACTGTTCCACGCATGGGATGAGAAAAAAGCACAACCATGGGCAGACCCGGAAACAGGCTGTTCACCGGAATTTTGGGGGCGTTCAGTCGGGTGGTACGGGACGGCACTCGTCGATATATTGGAACTGATCAACGGTGCACGCGGTCAGGAAGAAATCGTCCAGTCATTGAAAGATCTAGTGCCTGCCATTACTAAGTTCCAGGATGAGAAATCGGGATTATGGTATCAAATCGTGGATAAGGGCGATCGTACCGATAACTGGCTGGAGTCTTCATGCTCGTCCCTGTTTATTTACTTCATTGCAAAAGCGATTAAACTGGGGTTAGTTGATGATTCGTACCAAACAGTAGTTAATAAAGCTTATGATGGGTTAATCGAACATATGGTGGATGTGAAGGAGGATGTGGCTAATCTAAAAGGCATCTGCATCGGCACATCAGCAGGGGTATACGATTATTATGTGGACCGTCCGACTTCAGAAAACGATTTACACGGTATGGGCGCATTCATTTTAGCAAGCATGGCGTTGCATGATATTACGGCAAAATAA
- a CDS encoding sugar phosphate isomerase/epimerase family protein, which yields MKANLGIRAHDLEAENLQELAANVAQRGFSAVQLALAKSITEFSTSTGSLSPGYGHYVKSLFQQHDVRIAVLGCYINMIHPDLAERQRQLDRFKEHIRFAHDFGCSIVGTETGSVIPSLGYSEDNFTEEAYKEVVKSVQELVEEAEKFGVIVGIEGGINHPIHTPQRMKRLLEDVPSSNMQVIYDPANFMSLENVHDQHSVIDEAFELFGERIVIVHAKDFILDNGEIVMVPVGTGQLDYKYLAERLKKEKPFINILLENTRDPHIADSIRNIQDWYEQA from the coding sequence ATGAAAGCTAATTTAGGTATTCGTGCACATGATCTGGAAGCAGAAAACTTACAGGAGCTTGCGGCAAACGTAGCGCAAAGAGGATTTTCTGCAGTCCAGCTAGCACTTGCAAAATCCATTACGGAATTTTCTACAAGTACAGGGTCATTATCACCAGGGTATGGGCATTATGTAAAATCACTTTTTCAGCAGCACGATGTTCGCATTGCTGTTTTAGGCTGCTATATTAATATGATTCATCCGGATTTAGCTGAGAGACAGCGGCAGCTCGATCGCTTTAAAGAACATATCCGTTTTGCGCATGATTTCGGCTGCAGTATTGTCGGAACAGAAACGGGCAGTGTCATTCCGTCACTCGGTTACAGCGAAGATAATTTTACCGAAGAAGCTTATAAGGAAGTTGTAAAAAGTGTGCAAGAACTCGTAGAAGAGGCAGAAAAGTTTGGTGTCATCGTCGGTATTGAAGGCGGTATCAATCACCCGATTCACACACCGCAGCGGATGAAGCGTTTATTGGAAGATGTACCGTCGTCGAATATGCAAGTCATTTATGACCCGGCGAATTTTATGAGCTTGGAAAATGTCCATGATCAGCATTCGGTAATAGATGAAGCCTTCGAATTATTCGGCGAACGTATTGTGATCGTTCATGCGAAAGATTTCATTTTGGATAATGGTGAAATTGTAATGGTGCCAGTCGGAACCGGCCAGCTCGATTATAAGTATTTAGCGGAAAGGCTGAAGAAGGAGAAGCCGTTCATCAATATTCTTTTGGAAAATACGCGCGATCCTCATATTGCCGATAGTATACGTAATATACAAGACTGGTATGAACAAGCTTAA
- the kduD gene encoding 2-dehydro-3-deoxy-D-gluconate 5-dehydrogenase KduD: MTQEVAGFSLDYFSLKGKVAIVTGGNKGLGQAYAVALAKAGADIFVIARSADWSETERLINETGQKVTFYQGDLSDRTIIKPALEACLQEYGTVDILVNNAGTIRRSPLLDYQEQDWDAVMEINLNSLYLLSQEVAKVMVEKKSGKIINIASMLSYQGGKFVPPYTASKHAVAGLTKAFANELAEHNVQINAIAPGYVATDNTAPIRQDEKRSTEILSRIPAGRWATTADLMGSVVYLASRASDYTNGHILAVDGGWLAR, translated from the coding sequence ATGACACAGGAAGTAGCCGGTTTTTCATTAGATTACTTTAGCTTAAAAGGAAAAGTTGCCATTGTAACAGGCGGCAATAAAGGATTAGGCCAGGCATATGCCGTCGCTTTAGCAAAAGCGGGAGCAGACATTTTTGTTATTGCGCGCAGCGCGGACTGGAGTGAGACAGAGCGTTTAATTAACGAAACAGGCCAAAAGGTAACGTTTTACCAGGGTGATTTAAGCGATCGTACGATTATCAAACCTGCTTTGGAAGCTTGCCTGCAAGAATATGGCACAGTGGATATTTTAGTGAATAATGCCGGTACAATCCGCCGTTCACCATTACTGGATTACCAGGAACAGGACTGGGATGCGGTGATGGAAATTAACTTAAACAGTCTATACCTATTAAGCCAGGAAGTCGCGAAAGTAATGGTAGAGAAAAAGAGCGGGAAAATTATCAATATCGCATCGATGCTTTCGTACCAGGGCGGCAAATTTGTTCCGCCATATACAGCGAGTAAACATGCCGTCGCCGGTTTAACAAAGGCATTTGCCAATGAACTGGCAGAGCATAATGTGCAGATTAACGCGATTGCTCCAGGCTATGTGGCAACAGATAATACGGCGCCGATTCGCCAGGATGAAAAACGCAGCACGGAAATTCTATCACGTATTCCTGCAGGACGTTGGGCTACGACTGCAGACTTGATGGGATCTGTCGTATACTTGGCAAGCCGTGCTTCGGATTATACGAACGGTCATATTTTAGCCGTTGATGGCGGCTGGCTGGCAAGATAA